A region of the Maniola jurtina chromosome 11, ilManJurt1.1, whole genome shotgun sequence genome:
atcaactccaaatatcgaaatatgatattatttacattcagtattcacccacaaccaagttcacaaataaataaaactactgtcctgattgaatagcaaaatcgaaagaatctatttgataaatgaaactaccgaggggcgatattccaaacgaattaaaaaccaacgcgtagcgatagaatataatattttatcgcgtatgatattcgctactgatatcgtgtgacgtagatcgtaggtctatctttggcaaacgcctcgtcaaatttaaaagcaattactaatagaaaatgtattgctttaaaaattttatattaaatatggggcttaaggaatatctaatatcctgaatatttttttatattgaatatgtaccgtagagttccctaacttcgtctgcttttgaccgttttttcaaattttccgccaatcggatgtaaaaaaatctgttacgTCTGACAAACATCGTCCAATGGTAATAGTTCTTTTTATGTGTGTAtgaaagtgtacctactgtttatagtTTAGGCAAGCTAATGACCGTTAAAAAAATAGACGAAGTTAAGGTGAAATTCCAAACTTCATCTATGCAtaggaaattaattttaaacataatgccaattttatcaaaaaaatataaataagataaaattatcCAAAAGTCCAAATACACTATCTTATcgccttttaattttatatattttatacttttatttaggtagacgAAGTTAGGGCGTACTTTGTCCAAAATCGTTCTTAAATTCAGGGGTGGCACAAAGGTatcgtaaataaaaatgaaatatgatgaatgaattaaacactTTAATCGTAGTAATCGTAAAACTGTCTTTTTCTTAGGCATTCTAATGCTAAATCCAGCATGTCTTGGCTGTGAGCAACTGTATAtgatcgttttttcttttttacgaaTTCTCGATTCATGTCTAGAGTTTTTTGATtacctgtaaaaaaaattaaaataatcaactattgcaaatataaaatagtggtatattttgtaattgttaattttcttcaaatataaaaattgagTTCATTTCTAGCACTTTTAGTTGGCGCATGTctgttaataaaagttttttcttataaaatttctaggttttgcccgcggcttcgctcgcgtgaatTTTGGTTTATCATAAATCCCGCGGAAGCCGTGGATTTCAGGATAAAATATACTCCTTCAGGAGTTCTCCTACATCACAAGTCTCAACTGTTTATCCTACTTGGCTGAAATtagaaatggaaataaattataccctgacttaacacacaggctactttttatcgtgaAAAAGCCATGGTTCATGcggaatcaataaaaaaaaacaacattcacGCAGGCAGCGCCGCAGGAAAAACCTAGttacaaatatttaaagaaaccttttattatcaaacattaatttaaaacaccttAAATGCGCCAGAAATCAACTCTTTTATCAACTTACTTTACATTTTGTTATGTAGgaaatacatagttatttatacaatatatctacgttttggtaattattcagatacataacagttttaaataggtatagagggtatagagtaagaaaaaatacagaccaggtactttttcatataagtatagtacataaaaaaaagttcttattCTAATTTTGACGACCCTAAGGGCAGACGAAGTTAGAAAAACATCACATTACAGATTGTATCCTAACATTGTCTGCCCTAATATTTCTATAGTTAATGAACATAtctgaatgatttttttaattttggtaatggATTATATGAGTAAACTgtagtaaagatttaaaaaacttacctcCAAGCAGTATTGAGTAATGACACAAATTTTCGGGGTCGGTAAAAAAGAAGCGTGTGCGTGATCCGAAGTTACTCACGATTgtgacaaaatggccaccaatattttgacaaatgacattGCAATGTTGCCATgattaaatatgtatacttcccaaatcactacaattagtgtttccataaaaggaaaaaaaatattgaattttttaaattttagccgaTGTTAGGCATATAAGTTGAAGTTAGGAGACTCTAcggtattatagataaattattttttgacaccactagtccacaggctgatgatgatgatgatgatgatgatgaactttaagtaaatttattttaactttaactaatactatgaatatttaaatattaaaattacaaaataaaaatgttatccaaatcactgtaatgGGGCAGGGTGTGACACAACACTGGCTGTGTTTTCTCGTTGAAAGGCCAGACTAATGCCTGCTTGAATGCCAGATCTCCAGtcctattaaattaaattaaaattacttacagttaaaaataaatttatcagattacataaaatatttttcctgcattaaattgtaatttaaattttatattatgcatttaattgtaatttaattgTACTTTCAGAATCATTACACAATGTCTTCAAACGTGCGAGCGAACGAAAATGTGCCACCAAATGAAAATGTGCAACAAACACTTAACAAAAGCCCAAGAATAAAGAAAGTCAAACAAGATGTTTTAAAAGAAAACGAGCAGCAGTAAGATTTAtgcatattttcatatatttctGAGGCCTTAGCTGCCTGAATATTTTTGGTTGATTTACATGCCTGTTTGCCTAATCAATTGATGAATACTAGTCTAGGTaagtctattaaaatatttatagtgaaaagtgaaagaaaataaataacaataatttgcTTTTTGATTTGGGTTCTGAGGAGCTTATTATGATGGTAATCACTATTATTTATGGTTGGTTTTTGTATATAAGGTATAATTTTTACATGATATTTTAGTACTTTTCACAAACTCATGGACAAggttattattttgaattagcCCCACCATTGTTTACATTTTTGATCTCGAATTACATTTTCGAGTTTAGTTATGTTAGAATTTACTCacgtttaaaaaatctattaaaactatgcccctgagaaaagcatattatacaagcgaagattatgtaaataataaaagagcGTGGTTTTGAcgtgcagctcgctccagcaatgcgcgggacttccatacttttatacatggccataatattgaaaatcaaatctttgaaaagaccaaccgccaagtttcttgctggttcttctccagtggtagatgcttttgacaattcaaaagtacttgtaaaagtttcatcgaataaaaatgttttcaattttgaatttttaaccgTATTTTCAGAGTATATGTCATGGACACAGAAACAGACTATGATACAAAGTATAACAAAGATTATGTATTACATGTACAAGACGAAACACATTATACAAATACCACAGAGGATGAGAAAATCACTTGTATAAGTGCACAGAGCCTCACCAAGGAAGAGTTTGACAATGGAAACAAGAGCATTAGTGCTCAAAATAGCAAAGGCAAGTCATTGACAATTCTTCTTGAAAGCTGCAAAAATTGATACTTACTGATTACGAAAATGACGTCCATTATTATCAAATATCCAAAATAGTAAacatggatttttgaaaaacaaaactaaTATGAGTGTCcttataaaggttttttttggattattaaTGGGCAGaaatgaattttttgaaaaactcatttgggtgttattttaaaaacgtatggGGTGCTGCTGGTTGATTGtagaaaaactgcatcaatcattatgaTAATCTCaactgttgtgattggctgaatttatggtattcttgttgcaacactGCATTGTCTAATTGTCTAAAAGTGaacgagcatcaaccaatcagaggtgattacgatcgtgacattgtagctgtcattgtaCTGCAATCGAGCTACCGATTATGAAAATAGCatccattttcaaatccaaaatTACCTACATCcattattagggttccttacctcaaaggGGAAAAgatacccttataggatctgtctgttcatctgtccctctgtcgtgtctgtcaagaaaacttatagggtacttctcattgacctagaatcacgaaatttggcaggtaggtaggtcttatagcacaactgaaggaaaaaatccgaaaaccgcgaatttgtgcttacatcacaaaaaaatattaaaatatgttcacgaaaaaaattaatttactaaatcacataaacAGATAGCGCATTCCGTCGTTACCTTGCAGTattctacataaaaatgttaggtttAAGTATACCTTAAGTATACCTACGATGGCATGGAACCCTTCGTTTTTAAACCTGGTTTTTAAATTCACTGAAGTTTCACTTTTGCTTTGTAGGTACACAACTATTTACTGATGATATTTGGCTTACTAAcctattacaaattacaatgtttCAGGCACAGCTACTCCATACTTTACGACATCAAAAATGGGTTCGCTCCAGCTGGTATTGGACAAATACATGTATTATCTGCGATACACCAGCAATAGCGCCTCACGCCACTCGCAGTGGAAATGCCTCAACTACTCCAATACTAAGTGCCCCGCGTTCGTCATCACTAGACACGACCGGGTTATACAAAGGTTGGTGAATCTCTAAAcagtataaaaaataacctGCTATGAGGATTCCATTTGTAATTTGTATCCATAGGTACATCACTAGCCATattctgatgcccgcgacttcgtccgcgtggatttaggtctttaaaagacccgtgggaactctttgatttatcgagataaaaagtagcctatgtcactccccaggtctttaactatatccatgccaaAAATTACGTCAGTCTGTTGCTACAACGTACATcctgttaacctagaatcaCGTGGTAGGTAGCAATTTCTTCtggtacaagtaaaggaaaaaatccgaaatccatGAATTTGTGGGTAGTTACAAAACAATCAAAAGTTTCATTTCTTGTGCGATGGCACGGAAGAaacccatcgtgtgcgagtccgactcgtacttgaccagTTTTCTGGTCATATCCTTTGATATTatatattgatattataattattttttttagtgtaGCAACCCACTCTCATCCAACGCACGAGTTGCAAATAGCAAAGAAGATCGGATCAGGTGAACTGTATTCAACTATGAAGGGTGCCGAGGTCCATGCGCAAACCAAGAATGCAAGAAACTTGATACAGAATAAAAGAAAGTCAAGTCTACACCTACTAGCTACATAGACATTTGttatcataaaattaaattacaggatGCTAGGGACGCATCACACACGTGTTTTGATACGCTTTTCGAATACTGTTTTCAGTATGTCAAACTGAATAAAGTAATAAGTTGTTAACAAAAATATGCTGAGTCTCAGCCTTACCATACTCCGTAGGTGCGCGatgatattattaaaactattctTTGGGAAGTATCCCAAatagaaaattatgaaatagtaaaaatttcaaaaattttaatttttatacttgGTAATTTTTATAGAGGAAGCCACAAATAAgtgaatatgtattttattcacttggtgaaaaaaaattgatgacCTTGGGTAGCTCTTCAATTTTTTATCCTGCAAAACTGAGAGAcctttaaacttaaatattttgttcaaaGAGATATATATTAAGCTTAAGTTCAATAAATATACCTGTTTCATAATAAGGCTTCAAGAGAGCCTATTTATAAAACAGGGACCAGAACtgttgatatttaattaaatctacaCTATCcctatttgaaaattattcCAAAGTAATGAGTTTAGAGTATCATTATAAGTTTATAAAAGGGTTCTAGTTCTACTAAATAGTCCAAAGCGTAAAAGCCAGTCTTGAACATTCGATCCAGAGTACTagatactacataatataataatacatgcTTGTACTATCGTTTTAACACcattaataaattctttaaataataataagttataacATGGTTATAACCGTCTTCGGCTCAGGCTCAGTCAgttcaaagagtatgtaattaCTACAATTTGAGTGGAGCAAGATCCTGGAACTGCTAgacttacttattttctgagaaataaaAAATGTGGATAGAGTCAGAGATATTAgagattgagtagtgttagtgtgGAATACTTATACTCCTAGCGGAGTCCTGCATTCCACGGCTTAATCacatttctaaagttacccacaTCCAACGAAATTAAATCATAGACTAACGAATATATTTTGCGAATGTCAAATCTTTACCCACATACTCTTTGgtccgggacttcgtctgtgttggtgttagctggcgggcgtgctctgcctttttgaagtgtttttttttgttaaaactgactggaaagcgctctaagggggtgccgtgcgtatgtcggcgagcgctggcacagacggggtccatacttgtatagtttccctaacttgttacaaatatgtaactacaaacttgacattgggtaatctttgtaaagccagacgagagaggaaaaaaaaggtTCAAAATGTTAATGTCAAtcaatgtcaatgtcaatttgTCGAAGAGTTGAACATTATTGttgatttgatttttgaaaattgaaatcacATTGAAATCTAAAGTTCTAATAAAGTTCACATTTTATTGTGATTACCAAGTAGGTAATTATGATGGCTCAACCTCAATATTCTTTATCTTGGGAAGACCATCCGAAGAACATTTGCAATGGCTTAAGCTACCTACAACAGGTTTGTAATTTGTTGCATTccataatatataaaatcttgccattttgcatagatatacagaaaaaataagtatttgaCGCCTTGCCCGAGATGGTTTGAGGTTTAAGATGGATTTCAAATCATTATAGCCCACAAAGATTCCCGTGATTTCATCCTTGTGAAATCGTGAACTTGAGCTTTTAAATCCCtggggaactctttaattttccgggataaaaatattttgggtCCATCTCTggcatgcaagctatctctgtaccaaatttcgtcaaaatctgttaacaGATTAGACTCGCATATttagtatgaaagtatggattgTTGCAGTTGTATGGATgtcgcaaaaaaaaaagatgttaaTATTGGGATTCGGTCGGAACGACATGAAATATTCAGTAAAACAATTCAGTTTTTTGTGTAATTGACTGTTTtcttaatttgtttatttttggaTTTTAAAAGATTTGATGACATAAgtatactattttaataaataacaaagcTTTATTGCAAAACTTATTATTGTTTTCTAGAATGGGGAGTTTGTAGACATGACATTGGCAGCAGATGGACACCTTGTAAAAGTGCACCAAGTGATCATGGCACTCAGCAGCCCCTACCTGAAGGATCTAATAGCCTCCGCCCAATGTCCTCATCCTGTTATAGTATTAAATGTAAGTTACACATTTAAGCTTTAGCTAGACAGAACATAATATGGCAGCACTGAACTATGATACCCTAGTGGTTAACACTATCCTGGGCATGTACCTCttaatttttcagagttattGTGCATTCTGGGTGTAtagaattaaatatcacttgcttcacagtaaaggaaaaatagtgagaaaacctgcatgcctgagagttctccataatgttctcaaaggtgaccAAAACACTGATATTTGTTGGACTCTATCAAAGTGTCAGAGATTAATAAACACTGCCAGATTTTGACTAATGTGAAAGCgttttttgttagtttgttcttcaatcacgccacaattTGGAGTATCAAATCAACATGATTTtattgcatggatatagttaaatatTATGGGAATGACcaatgctactttttatgctgcaaaataaaaagtttccatgagattttaaatatcttaatccacgcaaatgaaattgcggacatcagctagtatatataaTATCTTTGAGAGTGAACAACTAAATTATATTGTTAACTGAGAGAACTGCCTTACCTGTTCCGAGTTAGCCCTCTactattttagactgcatcatcagtcatcacttaccaccaaagaggttgcaatcaagggctaaataattgttgtgaaaaaaaaatgtaatactaaatgatgccagcgactacgtccatgtggatttaggtttttaaaatcctgtggaaactctttgattttctgggataaagagATGCCTAGGTATGTCAGTTTACGGACGCAAGTttcctctgtaccaaatttcaaacaAATGGGGTATATGGatggcttttaagaatcccattggaactcttgggatttaattttttttaattttgatttttggatTTATCACAATATAACCTTTAATATGTCTGTCCTcgaaatgtaagctaactctgcacccATCAAattcagttaaactgttgggctatgAAAATCTAGCTGAAAGACAGACAAGCACACCtttgcatttatttataatattggtattgaTGTTTGCTGTGTTAAACCTGTTTATATATCACTTCAGAAAATCTCTCACACAACCCTAGCATCAATACTGGAGTATATCTACAGGGGTGAGGTTATGGTTGCTATAGAGGACATTCGGGACCTGATAGACGCCGCCAAAGAGTTGCACATCAAAGGGTTACAGGAAATGGTGTGTAAATTTTTGATTGCTGACTTTTTTTATGGTtctgtaccttaaaaggaaaaatggaaccattataggatcagtttgttgtctgtctgtctgtcgtttcTGTCAATTTGGGAGAAATCAAACAtagggtttttccttttgacctagaatcatgaaatttggcaggtagctatgTCTTGTTACTTATAGCaccagtaaataaaaaaatccgaaaatcgtgaatttgtggttttcaCAAAAAACATTAAATGGAACATGTGTTCCTGaccaaatataattattattaagcaaAAATACAGTTTTGACAATAAATGAACTCCTTAAAAAATAGCAGACtgtaaaagtaaacaaaataacTATGATACCTGATGGAGTGCTTTGACACCCGTACTAGGGAAACCTGTTACAGGTTTTtgaattagtttactaaatcacatcaagatggtgCTCTCCATCATTATCCTGCAAACTTTTACTATACTGACTTGAAATTACTCCTACAGAGCCCTTTATGTGCGAATCTgacttgacagatttttttgagagttcttgacAGATTTTCTTTTGCAGGATTTAGCTGTAACGAAACCCGCGAACCAACAGAAAACCAATGAAATTATAGTGTCCCGTGACACAGGTTACCTAAAAATGGATGACGAAGACTCCTACGAGATACACAAGGAAATCACACCCTCAGACAACATCTACAGGCACGCTCCAGACGAGTGAGTAAAAGTGCAGACAAACTATAGTATAGTGCGTTGCAACCAtctttaatatgtattatattatatgttataatatattatgatatagaaatgcgaactactaatattataaatgcgaaagtgtgtctgtctgtttgtgtgctagcttttcgcTGCCCATTCATTTATGAGTGTTCTCCAATCTCCATGGTTTCAAGTCTAGCATGAGAGCATGCTATTGCAATCAACATTATATACTGCATCATATATTGAAGATTCTATAGGACATTAGGGCAACTCTCCTTTAGAACGATTGTCTTGCAACCATAGAGCACAGAACAGGTCAtgtgtattttttaatatttctcatTGCGTATCTCTAGGGTTGCTAGGCCCTAAAAGACTAAAGCCGAATACTGCGCTATATTTTGTCGGCCATAAAGGCCCgatatatcttttttttaaacaaccaaACACCTTATTTGAAACTGGACATACCTTTTTAAAGTTGGAAAttacttttataattaaaaaacccagattacatattttaattatttatttagtacaaaTGGATTCGTAGAGTATTAGAGactaaagataaaaaataattttagaacctgtatgttattttaaatatacctatctacatataATCTAGATAAGAGTAGTTATTTGTTCACTAGGATTCAGTACTTGATCGACGTTAAAACTATCTGTCTTAAAGTACACTTCGATCTCTTGTAGTGTCTTCCCTTTTGTTTCCGGCATTCGCGCGTAGAGGTACGCGAGACAGACGAACATAATGCCTGTATTCAACAAAAACAACCCATGATACCCCATAACGCTGACTATGTAAGGTAATGTTAGTAAACATAGAAAAACTGTGCCGAGTAATAATGGTgctgataataaataaaagtacacTTTCAGCTCCAATGGAAAAATTTCACCCAACAAAACGTCCAGAAGGGGGTAAGGACCagcatttataacaataaaatataatgcgaGCAGTAACACGTTTATCCATTGAAAATAAACTTCGTTATTTTTGAAATAGAGACTCACACTCAAAGCTATCAATATCCCGTTAGCCGCCAACCCTGACGAGAACAGCAAAGTGCGGTTAGACATCTTCTTAATTAAAAAGCACGCAATACACGTTCCTAAAAAAGTAAAGCCGTCCACTACCAACGTGTAAAGCAGAACATCAGACGTGCCTGTCATTTCTTCCAAAATTACAGTTGCCAAATTGGTGAACACCACTTTTCCTGCTGCGGCGTAGTATGAGTAGATGAACGCACACATTGTCATCAAatgccaaaaatatttttccttgAACATCTGCAACAGTTTCCTGGAGCCTTTATTTGTATTCGTTTCCATGGCTGCTTTCTGCTTTTTGGTCTCTAGTTTTACTAACAATAGCAACTCATGTTCATTGCTACTCTTGTTTCCGTGGAGTTTTCTAAATATACGCTCGCACTCCTCGAATCTGCCTTGCAAAGCCAACCAATGCGGGCTTTCTACCCAAAAGTAAGGCAATATAACGTGGACGGACGTTATAACCATTCCTATTAATGCTGTAGTTCTCCAGTGAAAGAGCAGTCCAAGAACATGTCCCAATCCTATACCAAACGATGGAACTACCATTAGTGCTAAGTTGAGACACAGTGCTCTTGACTTGTGTGGTACATATTCTGAGGAGCCAGCCGCACTCAGTGCCCACAGCGGTCCAGCGCCGACACCCGCAAGGAGTCTTGATAACAGGAGGGCTACGAACGTTTTGGCATAGAATAATACTATCCAGTTTATTATCAGTGGTATAGAAACTAGTATAAAACACCATCTTCTCCCAAATTTTTCACTAATTATAGCTAGACAAAGTAGACCAACTATAGTGAAGAGGTTCATGAAAGACCCtgcaaaaaatacatttattaataaacaattaaattaacatgaaacataaataaacatacataataatttaatggtTAAACAGGAGACCTCCATCTTTACGGTTTATTTGGACAGAGGATTCCTCAATCCTGACACCTAACCCGAAATTCAAgtcaagtttaatttttttttttaaattcgtttAAAAAaccgttaaaaaaaaagtaaaaaaataattattatttaataaatgtttaaaaaaaaaacactaattaatttaattttaatttttagtgtttttttttaattttttcgctTTTTTGTGTAACTATCATCATTTAGTCAACCCGAAGGCTGTTTTCGAATCGTATTTTCACGAATTACGAAAACGAATCGAATACGAGtcagtgcacaaacgcccttatCGACTTCAACATTCTTTGAGAATTTATAACACTTACCTAACAAAGCTATCTGCCCCTCACTAAGGTCTATTCCGTCTTCATTTTTCTGCAAGGAACCAATCATGCCGGCCATTTGCCCCTGCACGAACCCCCATGATAGAGCTATCCAATTCAAAGTGGCGATCACAAATACCTAAAATAACGTCCACTATTAAGAGgggactctccgtcactcgctccatacaaacgtagttcgtctctcattggaatactaaccaatcatactcaatggagttttgtagaaacgttccggtaactaatatctatgcctgtggtttccagatttccgttaaaatattcggtttcaaagttacactgtcttaaaaattcacatacaaatctttgagcccctgtaattttaaaactacatatttttagaaaaatctaaaacaccacaggcatagatattagtttctaaaatatgtctgcaaaatttcatggactttggttgcttaatattcaaa
Encoded here:
- the LOC123869920 gene encoding modifier of mdg4-like, whose product is MSDTQFSLSWEQHMQHINYGLNKYLKTGEFVDMTLAVDGYFVKVHQMILSLVSPYIKDIIKSLKCTHPVIFLNNVSYHTLCSILDYVYKGEVQVSKEHLEDLIQAGKQLQIKGLQEINHYTMSSNVRANENVPPNENVQQTLNKSPRIKKVKQDVLKENEQQVYVMDTETDYDTKYNKDYVLHVQDETHYTNTTEDEKITCISAQSLTKEEFDNGNKSISAQNSKGTATPYFTTSKMGSLQLVLDKYMYYLRYTSNSASRHSQWKCLNYSNTKCPAFVITRHDRVIQSVATHSHPTHELQIAKKIGSGELYSTMKGAEVHAQTKNARNLIQNKRKSSLHLLAT
- the LOC123869921 gene encoding uncharacterized protein LOC123869921; this encodes MMAQPQYSLSWEDHPKNICNGLSYLQQNGEFVDMTLAADGHLVKVHQVIMALSSPYLKDLIASAQCPHPVIVLNKISHTTLASILEYIYRGEVMVAIEDIRDLIDAAKELHIKGLQEMDLAVTKPANQQKTNEIIVSRDTGYLKMDDEDSYEIHKEITPSDNIYRHAPDDATMNEAGNVELLSRTSDSDSWCATRSDAATVALPPSFAEVSRATVLTNTSPDKSSTLQYTLSTHGSLQLILNRFLYYLKNTRANQNRQWRCVDYLKRNKCPAVVITKDNMVLQRIKAHMHPFHDDKIWKKIKSNNVFSEIVEAEQASVAHKTQGTDEELCDES